From Pantoea vagans:
GGCGATCAACCGTCTGCGCGGGGGTGTCAGGCCAGTGAATCACTAACGGCACCTGCAACGTCTGGCGGTTTCCGGCACTGTCAGGATTGCCATCCAGCGCCAGACCACGCTGCGCGGTGATCACCACGACGGTGTTCTTCAGCAAATCACGTGCCTGCAGGCTGCTGAGCACCGCGTGAATCTGTTCATCAACAGCCGGAGCCTGACGCAGATAGCTGCGCTGACGCGCTTTGGCACTGTCGCCGGTCACATCAGGGCCGTTCAGGGCGATCCATGAGAACCAGGGCGCCTGTGAATCTTTCTGTTTCTCCAGCCAGTTCTGCCATTGCGCCACGGTGCTGGCGTTGGGCTGACTGTTGGTGGCAGGCAATGAATAATCGGTCAGCAACGCCTGACGGTAGAGCGGCGGATTAAAGCCTTCTGAGGAGAACAAGCCAAACTGATAACCCTGGGTACTCAATGCACCCAGCAGGGCAGACGGCGTCCGGGAGGCCAGAATGCCGTTCATGTAGCTGGAGGAGATACCGTAGAACAGGCCAAATAAGCCTTTCTCCGGCGTATCACCCGCGCTGTAGTGCTGCGTGAAACGCACGTTCTCGCTGGCAAATTGATTGAGTTGCGGCAGCGCTTTGGCCAGCGTGGCGTTGTTCAGACCATCGACGGTCAGCACCAGCAGGTTATTGCGTGTCCCGGCGTCACGGAACGTAATGTCGCTCAGCGGATACTCTACCGCCAGCGCTTCCGGATCTCCCTGCTGAACCAGGCGGCGCTGATACTCCTGCGCATCCAGCAAGCCGTGACGCTCCAGGAAGCGGCGCGCGGTCATCGGATAGGAGAGCGGCAGATTGGCACGCTGCATGGTAATCGGGCGATAGAAGTTGGCATCGGCCCAGATATACATCAGGTGGCTGGCAAAGAAGGCGCTGATAAACAGAGCAGCGACAGGTTTACCAAATGAACGGCGATTGAGGCTGCGCAGCTTCTGCCAGCTCCAGGTCGCAAACAGCATCTCGACCAGGAAAATCAGCGGCACGCTGATAAACATCAGCTGCCAGTCACGCGCCATCTCGCTCTGATCGGGGTTAATGACCAGCTCCCACACCACCGGATTCAGGTGCAGGTGGAAACGGCTGAAGACCGCACTGTCGACCATCACCAGCGTTAACCCGGCAGTAGCGACCACCGCAGATAACACCCGCATCAGCCGCTGCGACATCACCACAAAGGTCAGCGGGAAAATAATCAGCAGATAGGCGGCAAACACGACAAAACTGAAGTGGCCAACCCAGCTGGTATAGGCGTAGATACGCCCCGCCAGCGAAGAAGGCCAGTCGGCGACCAACAGGTAGCGACTGCCTAAAATCAGCGCGAATAAGATATTAAACAGAGCAAACCAGTGCCCCCAACTGATCATCTGGGAGACTTTTTCGCGGTAGCGCTGCCGGTTGGTTACCATATTATGAAGTCAAATCAGCCAATTAATGAGCGTTGTCGTCGCGCACAGATGCCTGAAGGGCATCGGCGAAAGAGCGTGCCAGTGAACGACGTTGCGCCGGAGCGACATCGCTGTTAATTAAGTTGGTCACCATATTTCCCAGTACCATCAGGGAGAGGTCGGTGGGGGCTTTGTCCTTGTGCAGGATTTGGGCCATTTCCGCGAGGAGTTGTTCCACGCGTTCGTCACTGTAGCGTGATGATTGTGCCATATCGTCGTCTAAGCTCATTTCAAAAGGCGATATATTACCGGAACAGCGCACTTTTTACCGCAATTTTATCGAAAGTACCGCGTTCGCTTTCAGCATGGAGTTGAAAGCCGATGCTGGCGGTGTTTGAATACGCGCCTGTGCTAAAAGGAGAGTCTACCATGAGTCTGGATATCGACCAGATTGCCCTGCATCAGTTAATCAAACGCGATGAAAACCAGCTTGAACTGGCGCTGCGCGATTCGCTGCTGCCTGCCACCAACACGGTCAACGCGATGGTGGAGGAGTTACACCGGGTTTACAGCGCAAAAAGCAAAGCCTATGGCCTGTTCAACGCTGAGAGTGAACTGGCAGAAGCGCTGCGTAATTGTCGTAAGGGCAACGATGATTTTCTCGCTTTTAGCCGTGCCGCGACCGGTCGTCTGCGCGACGAGCTGGCAAAATACCCGTTTGCGGAAGGCGGCGTGGTGCTGTTTATTCACTATCGCTATCTGGCGGTGGAGTACCTGCTGATTGCGGTGTTGAACAGCCAGTCCAGCATGCGCGTCAATGAGCAGCTGGATATCAGCAGCACGCATTATCTCGATATCAATCATGCGGACATCGTAGCGCGTATCGACTTAACCGAATGGGAAACCAACCCGGAATCGACCCGTTACCTGACCTTCCTGCGCGGCCGCGTTGGTCGTAAGGTCGCTGACTTCTTTATGGACTTCCTCGGAGCCGAAGTGGGATTAGACACTAAGGCGCAGAACCGCGGTCTGTTGCAGGCGGTCGATGACTACTGCAACGAATCGGAACTGGACAAGCAGGAGCGGCAGAACTATCGCCAGCAGGTTTACAGCTACTGCAACGAGCAGCTGCAGGCGGGCGAAGAGATTGCGCTGGAGGATCTGTCGAGCGAACTGCCACCGCTGGGCGAAAAAACCTTCCAGGCCTTTACCCAGGAGCAGGGCTACGAGCTGGAAGAGAGCTTCCCTGCGGATCGCAGCACGCTGCGTCAGCTGACAAAGTTTGCCGGAAGCGGCGGGGGACTGACCCTGAACTTTGATGCGATGTTGCTGGGTGAACGCATTTTCTGGGATCCGGCCACGGACACCCTGACGATTAAGGGCACACCGCCTAATCTGCGCGATCAGCTCCAGCGCCGCACCAGCAGCAAATAAAAAAGCCGGGCTTAGCCAGGCTCAAACTGCTGACTATCTCAAATCGGGTTTAAACTGGCCGCAACCGAATAATTGCGCAGAGAACACGGGCAGAGGAGGAAAGCGTCCCGCGCCATGGACGGCGCGGGCCGAGCGGCCAGGGAGTGGCATTAGCGTCTTTCCGATCTAACCGTGTTCTCTTCGCTGGCTCAATCTTTCAGCAAAGCCGATGCAGACGTTATCAAACCTAAGTCGGGTTTAGCCCGACTTTGATTCCCTGCCCACGGCGATGATTTGGCTGGCAGCGACAAAATAAAAGGGCCGGTTTCTCAACCGGCCCTTTTATTTTTCAACGTAATTCGCGATTAAGCGCGAACGAAGTCGATGTGGAACAGTTTTGGCTTGAACGGGTGACGCTGAACAGCCTGAACTTTCACTTTAGTTTCTTTACCGTCAACTGACAGGGTCAGAACTTCGTCGTAGAAACCTGGCTTAGCTTGCAGGTTCATTACTGAGTCGTGATCCAGATCGATGGCAACAGCCGCTTCAGAACCACCGTAGATGATGGCCGGGAAACGGTTTGCTGTACGCAGGCGGCGGCTCGCACCCTTACCCTGCTCTTTACGTTCTACTGCATTGATAGTGAGCATTAATATATCTCTTTATTTAATCCTGCTACAGGCGACCCAGTAACAGGCAGGTTATTCAATCCCGCTGATGCACATGCAAAAGCGGGCGGCAGTATAGCCGTTATGCCGGGTGGTAGCAAACGATATACCCGCCAGCCGGGTTTCGGATCGCCTGCGTAATCCATTAACGCAGCTCATTGGCGCGGCGATAGCGACCCTGATAATCGAACATTTTCTCGCGGATCTGCCAGAACTGGCCTTTAGCACGCGCGACGACAAAGTCGGGATGACGCAGCAGGGGCTGCAACGCCAGCACGTCAGCGGCGGTCTGCCAGCCCAGCGGTACGCCGGGCGCGCGCTGATGCGGGCGCATAAAGAGCTGTTCAAACGCTTTACGCTGGGCGGGTGTCTGCAGGCGAAACCGTTCGCTGACGCTGGTGCCTTCCTCATCATGATAAGTTGCCTTCAGCCATTCGCCTTTGGCGTCGCGGCCCTGTTCCAGCGTCATGCCGCCACAGCGCAGCACCAGCGCATCCTTCAGTTTCAGCGCGGCTTTAAGCATATCGTCCGGGTCGACCAGAATTTTGTCGCACTGATGACAGCGCCGGGCGGCAATATCATTCTCTGCGCCGCAGTCGGGGCAACTTTTAAAGCGGAAGCGGAAATCACACTGTTCGCGCTCACCCTCATCATCTTCCAGCACGCCCTGACAGCGTCGGCCAAAATGCTCAATCACCATGCCATCGGCGGTCGCCTTGCCCCAGAAGGTATTGGCGAAACCGCAGGCGGGACAGAAAACCTGAACCGGCTGATTGTCGCTCTTACCTTTAGGCGCGCCGACTTCGGGCGTAAAAAGGTCATGCGGGTTACCGGCGTAATCCAGAATCAGACAGTCGGTTTTACCGGGCGAGAGCCGCAGCCCGCGTCCGACGATCTGCTGGTAGAGGCTCACCGACTCGGTCGGGCGCAGGATCGCAATCAGATCCACGTGCGGGGCATCAAAACCGGTAGTCAGCACGGCGACGTTCACCAGGAATTTCAGCTGCTGCGCTTTAAACGCCAGAATCAGGGCATCACGCTCGCGGGCGGGGGTGTCGGCGGAGACCAGCGCGCTGTTATCGGGCAGCAGCTGCAGAATTTCCCGCGCATGCTCTACCGTTGAGGCGAAAATCATCACCCCCAGCCGATCTTCAGCGAACTCCACAATCTGCCGGATGATATGGGGCGTTACGCGCTGCTGCTGTTTCAGTTCGCGATTCAGATCGGCTTCGCTGAACAGGCCGTTAGACTGTGCCGTCAGGCGGCTGAAATCATACTGCACCACCGGCATATCCAGCCGCTCCGGCGGCACCAGGAACTGGTGCTTGATCATATAGCGCAGCGGCAGCTCATAGATGCAGTCGCGGAACAGCGATTTTTCGTCGCCACGCACCATGCCGTGATAGTGGAACTGATAAATCCAGCCTTTGCCCAGCCGGAACGGCGTGGCGGTCAGGCCGAGTAAACGGAGCTGAGGATTGTGCTGACGCAGATGGTTGAAGATCTGCTGATACTGGCTTTCTTTATCATCGCCGATGCGGTGGCACTCATCGACGATCACCAGCGAGAAGGCGCTGTCGAACAGGTCGAGGTTACGTGCCACCGACTGTACGCTGCCAAACACTACTTTGCGCTGGCTCTCTTTGCGCTGCAGTCCGGCGGCAAAAATATCGGCCTCCAGTCCGTAAGCCTGATATTTGCTGTGGTTCTGTGCCACCAGCTCTTTGACGTGCGCCAGCACCAGCACCCGGCCACGCGCCAGCCGTGCCAGCTCGGCAATCACCAGACTTTTTCCGGCACCGGTTGGCAGCACAATAACGGCGGGCTCCTGATGGCGACGGAAATGCGCCACGGTGGCATTCACCGCATCCTGTTGATAGGGGCGTAAGGTAAAAGACATGTTGCTCACTTTTATAAAACTGGTGGTAATTATGCCATGAAAGGGCGGTAAACGCGCTGTCAGGCTGGCGCGGATCACGTTATACTTCCCGCACATTTTCAACGGTTAACCAGGCCGTTTCAGATTCCCTCCGCAGTAACAGGCAAAACGAATTCATGCGACTCGACAAATTCATCTCTCAGCAACTGGAAATCAGCCGCGCTATCGCTCATCGCGAGATCCGTGGTCAGCGTGTCACCGTCAACGGTGAAGTGGTACGCGACACCGCGTTTAAACTGCTGCCCGACCACGAAGTCGCCTACGACGGCAACGTGCTGCAGATGCTCACCGGCCCACGCTACTTTATGCTGAACAAACCGCAGGGCTACGTCTGCTCAACCGACGATCCCGATCATCCGACTATCCTCTATTTCATCGAAGAGCCAATGTCATTCAAACTGCACGCGGCAGGGCGTCTCGATATTGACACCACCGGGCTGGTGCTGCTGACAGATGATGGCCAGTGGTCACACCGCATTACCTCGCCACGTCATCACTGCGAGAAAACCTATCGCGTCACCCTGGAATCGCCGCTCGGTGACGATACGGCCGCGCAGTTTACCGCGGGCGTGCAGCTCCACAATGAGAAGGACCTGACGAAACCGGCACAGCTGGAGGTGATTACCCCCACAGACGTGCGGCTGACCCTGAGCGAAGGCCGCTATCACCAGGTGAAACGGATGTTTGCCGCCGTCGGTAACCGGGTCATTGAGCTGCATCGCGAACGTATCGGTGACATTGCGCTGGACGACGATCTGGAACCGGGCGAATACCGGGCGCTGACAGAAGACGAGATCGCCAGTATCGGTCTGCCAAAAGAGCTGCAGGCAAAATAACCGGGCGGGCCAGGCGGCCCGTACCTGATTCATTTGTGCAGGAGAGGGTGTGCGTAAGGAAAAGAATTCGCCAACAGGACTGGTTGTCATCCTTGGTCTGTTAGCCATGCTGATGCCATTGTCGATCGACATGTATCTGCCTGCGATGCCGCAGATTGCGCGTGAGTTCGGCGTGTCAGCCGGTAGCGTGCAGATGTCGCTTAACCTCTACATCCTTGGCTTCGCGATTGGCCAGCTTATCTATGGGCCACTGGCAGACAGCTATGGGCGTAAGCCGGTGATTGCACTCGGCACCCTGATCTTCGCCTGTGCCGCCGCGGCCTGTGCGCTGTCGCAGAGCATCGACCAGCTGATTCTGATGCGCTTCCTGCACGGGCTGTCGGCTGCCGCTGCCAGTGTGGTGATCAATGCCCTGATGCGTGACAGTTACTCGAAAGAGGACTTCTCGCGCATGATGTCCTTTGTGATGCTGATTACCACCATTGCGCCGCTGCTGGCCCCGATTATCGGCGGCTGGTTGCTGGTGCTCTGGAGCTGGCATGCCATCTTCTGGGCACTTGCGGGCGCGGCACTGGTGACGACCGTGCTGGTCACTACCCAGATCCGCGAAACCCTGAAGCCGGAGCAGCGACAGCGGTTTCACCTGCGCACTACGCTGGGCAATTTCGTGACGCTGTTCCGCCACAAGCGGGCGTTCAGCTATATGCTGGCGAGCGGCTTCTCCTTTGCCGGACTCTTTACCTTTCTCAATGCCGGCCCCTTCGTTTACATCGAGCTGAATCACGTCTCACCGCAAAACTTTGGCTACTACTTTGGCCTTAACGTGGTGTTTCTGTTTCTGCTGACGCTGATTAACAGCCGCGCCGTGCGCCGCTTTGGTCCGGTGGCGATGTTCCGGCTGGGCCTGCTGATTCAGTTCTGCATGGGGATCTGGCTGCTGCTTGTCAGCGCTTTCAGCCTCGGTTTCCTGCCGCTGGTGATGGGGATCGCGCTGTTTATCGGCTGCGTGTCGATGGTCTCATCGAATGCGATGGCGGTGATTCTGGATGAGTTCCCGCACATGGCGGGCACGGCCTCGTCCCT
This genomic window contains:
- the yejM gene encoding LPS biosynthesis-modulating metalloenzyme YejM, with translation MVTNRQRYREKVSQMISWGHWFALFNILFALILGSRYLLVADWPSSLAGRIYAYTSWVGHFSFVVFAAYLLIIFPLTFVVMSQRLMRVLSAVVATAGLTLVMVDSAVFSRFHLHLNPVVWELVINPDQSEMARDWQLMFISVPLIFLVEMLFATWSWQKLRSLNRRSFGKPVAALFISAFFASHLMYIWADANFYRPITMQRANLPLSYPMTARRFLERHGLLDAQEYQRRLVQQGDPEALAVEYPLSDITFRDAGTRNNLLVLTVDGLNNATLAKALPQLNQFASENVRFTQHYSAGDTPEKGLFGLFYGISSSYMNGILASRTPSALLGALSTQGYQFGLFSSEGFNPPLYRQALLTDYSLPATNSQPNASTVAQWQNWLEKQKDSQAPWFSWIALNGPDVTGDSAKARQRSYLRQAPAVDEQIHAVLSSLQARDLLKNTVVVITAQRGLALDGNPDSAGNRQTLQVPLVIHWPDTPAQTVDRLSDHQDVMATLMQRLLHVRTNPVNYSQGEDLFAARRRHDWVASSEENKLVITTPQVTLVLNNNGSYRAYDAQGNALKDHKPELALLLQVLTEEKRFIAN
- a CDS encoding YejL family protein, with protein sequence MAQSSRYSDERVEQLLAEMAQILHKDKAPTDLSLMVLGNMVTNLINSDVAPAQRRSLARSFADALQASVRDDNAH
- the yejK gene encoding nucleoid-associated protein YejK, with the translated sequence MSLDIDQIALHQLIKRDENQLELALRDSLLPATNTVNAMVEELHRVYSAKSKAYGLFNAESELAEALRNCRKGNDDFLAFSRAATGRLRDELAKYPFAEGGVVLFIHYRYLAVEYLLIAVLNSQSSMRVNEQLDISSTHYLDINHADIVARIDLTEWETNPESTRYLTFLRGRVGRKVADFFMDFLGAEVGLDTKAQNRGLLQAVDDYCNESELDKQERQNYRQQVYSYCNEQLQAGEEIALEDLSSELPPLGEKTFQAFTQEQGYELEESFPADRSTLRQLTKFAGSGGGLTLNFDAMLLGERIFWDPATDTLTIKGTPPNLRDQLQRRTSSK
- the rplY gene encoding 50S ribosomal protein L25, which codes for MLTINAVERKEQGKGASRRLRTANRFPAIIYGGSEAAVAIDLDHDSVMNLQAKPGFYDEVLTLSVDGKETKVKVQAVQRHPFKPKLFHIDFVRA
- a CDS encoding DEAD/DEAH box helicase — its product is MSFTLRPYQQDAVNATVAHFRRHQEPAVIVLPTGAGKSLVIAELARLARGRVLVLAHVKELVAQNHSKYQAYGLEADIFAAGLQRKESQRKVVFGSVQSVARNLDLFDSAFSLVIVDECHRIGDDKESQYQQIFNHLRQHNPQLRLLGLTATPFRLGKGWIYQFHYHGMVRGDEKSLFRDCIYELPLRYMIKHQFLVPPERLDMPVVQYDFSRLTAQSNGLFSEADLNRELKQQQRVTPHIIRQIVEFAEDRLGVMIFASTVEHAREILQLLPDNSALVSADTPARERDALILAFKAQQLKFLVNVAVLTTGFDAPHVDLIAILRPTESVSLYQQIVGRGLRLSPGKTDCLILDYAGNPHDLFTPEVGAPKGKSDNQPVQVFCPACGFANTFWGKATADGMVIEHFGRRCQGVLEDDEGEREQCDFRFRFKSCPDCGAENDIAARRCHQCDKILVDPDDMLKAALKLKDALVLRCGGMTLEQGRDAKGEWLKATYHDEEGTSVSERFRLQTPAQRKAFEQLFMRPHQRAPGVPLGWQTAADVLALQPLLRHPDFVVARAKGQFWQIREKMFDYQGRYRRANELR
- the rsuA gene encoding 16S rRNA pseudouridine(516) synthase RsuA produces the protein MRLDKFISQQLEISRAIAHREIRGQRVTVNGEVVRDTAFKLLPDHEVAYDGNVLQMLTGPRYFMLNKPQGYVCSTDDPDHPTILYFIEEPMSFKLHAAGRLDIDTTGLVLLTDDGQWSHRITSPRHHCEKTYRVTLESPLGDDTAAQFTAGVQLHNEKDLTKPAQLEVITPTDVRLTLSEGRYHQVKRMFAAVGNRVIELHRERIGDIALDDDLEPGEYRALTEDEIASIGLPKELQAK
- a CDS encoding Bcr/CflA family multidrug efflux MFS transporter — protein: MRKEKNSPTGLVVILGLLAMLMPLSIDMYLPAMPQIAREFGVSAGSVQMSLNLYILGFAIGQLIYGPLADSYGRKPVIALGTLIFACAAAACALSQSIDQLILMRFLHGLSAAAASVVINALMRDSYSKEDFSRMMSFVMLITTIAPLLAPIIGGWLLVLWSWHAIFWALAGAALVTTVLVTTQIRETLKPEQRQRFHLRTTLGNFVTLFRHKRAFSYMLASGFSFAGLFTFLNAGPFVYIELNHVSPQNFGYYFGLNVVFLFLLTLINSRAVRRFGPVAMFRLGLLIQFCMGIWLLLVSAFSLGFLPLVMGIALFIGCVSMVSSNAMAVILDEFPHMAGTASSLAGTLRFGVGAFVGALLSLVSFNSAWPMVGTIALCATISLLLFFYASRSRTAPR